The Opisthocomus hoazin isolate bOpiHoa1 chromosome 18, bOpiHoa1.hap1, whole genome shotgun sequence region GGCACTGTTTTCCTTAGTCCAAAAACCAAAATGGATTAAAGTTTACTATGTTTAAGTACAATGATTTGCAGGGAATAGTAGGATTTTTTTCAGGCAATGCCCAAGTCAAAATTTATCGTAAGCTAAGCAGGGATGAACCAAAAGAATTCCACTTTTCACTTCTGTAATTACTTCCTTCCCAATTCTGTGTTTTTCCACAGAAGGTTTTACTGCACAGCAAAGAAAACGGCAACTCTTTACAGACTTTGAATACAACAGCACAACTTTATTGCAAAAATATATAGTAAACTCAGTATTTTCAAgttttggagaaaaataaattttatctcTGAATTCACCCATAGCAGTAATTCACAGAGTTGCTGAAGACAAAAGCTTCTTTCATATATAAACTAATTTAAAACTTTAGCTAGACTCCAATCTTCTACTAATAATCACCACTTTGGTTCTCTTAGCAGAGACTCTACGTAAGGAGTTCGAGACACGTTAGAAATACAACATCAATATCCCAACTAGCGTCAAAGACCCTACTCCAACTGATTCATGTAATCCTAACAAATCAAGCTACTTAAACAATGAGCGTTTTCGAGTCGTTACTTCTACTGCAAATGTTTTATAAGTGTACTACAAAACTCATATGATAATGTTCGAGGTCAGCTACACTTGTGGCAAAAGTCTTATTCTGCACAGTTATAATTGCAATATATAAATAACTAAAGGTTATTCCACAAAGAACAGCTTGAATTTTACAGAATGATTCTGCTCATACTTATAGGAATTAGTTTGGTAGACACATCAGCAATGGGCATAATTCAACTGTTCATACAGTGAGAAtcttggaaaaaataaagatacaTACACAAAACAATTAATCTGTGTACACTGAGAATTCGTTCAGTTGCAGAGTAAAATCAGGACTTTAAACAAAGCTTTGACCTGTAAACAAAGCAAATTCAGGCAGCTTTTAACCAAATCTAGAAACAGCTATCTATTTTACAATGGCTTGCAAGAGCACCCACCGAAGAGCTTCACTGACCTCACCCATTTCCCTTCTCCGAAGCTACGTAACACCAACCTAGATTCCTTGATAAGCACTGTGTCCAGTATAGTTTAACAAACTTCTATGATAAGTAAGAATCTGTCCAGCTTCTCCACACATTTGTTCAGGAAAATTCATTGCGCATCTACCCTTGCAGTATTTCTGATGGAAGGGCTAACCCAGTGCTCTGTCTTAGCAAAACCAATCCGTTTTACAGTTTCAACAATCCacaggttctatcctggaaataCTATAAAAACCAATCCGGATGCATTTATCACAGCACTATGAAGATCTATTCTACAGCTACTTCATATTAACAGCTACCCTAAAACAAGTTTCACTTTTCTGGAGCCTATAGGCCTGTCATTTAAATCAACAACAGCTGCCATAGCTTCATCACGAGACTCGAATGCAACCATTGCTTCTCCAGTGGGCATGCccttttcattgtattttaagCACACTGAACCAGGGATCACTTGGTAACCATAAAAGAAATCCAAAATTTCATCCACCGAAACAGTAAAGGGCATATTTTGCACTTTAATGACAGTTGGTCCTGGCTTCCCAGACGCTGTTCCAAAACCTGGGGGTCCACCAATATGTATATTTCCCGGTCCAGGTCCAAACCCTGGAGGTCCACTCAAATGTGCAAGACCACCAGCAATTCCCGGAGGGCCAGCACCAAAGGCAGGGGGTCCACTTAGGTTCCCAGGACCGTTACCAAAAGTCTGAGGACCCCCTGCAAAACCTGCCGGTCCACTCAAATTAGCAGGCCCACCTGCAAAACCCGGGACCTCGATACCCGCACCAGGTAAACCGCCAGCTGCAACTGCAGGTATTCCCGGTCTAGAATCAGGAAAGCCACCTATTCCAGGCGGTGGTAGAGGGGGACCAAACGTGCCAGACCCGCCGAAGTTACCAGGGAAGTTAAACGGAGGACCGTTGTTCGCCTCTTTAGAATTTCCCGCCAAGAATGCATGCTCATCCCCACCGGCGCCCTGTGCTCCCGGTGGCACAGCCGCGTTTGCTTGTATTGGTATTTTCAGTATCTTTTTCCCTTGAGATGGTGGGTTTCTCTCAATATCTCTCATTTCTTCCACAGTTATCAAACGCAAAACAACATCTCTTCCATTCAGTTTCTTACGATGCAAACGCTCTGCCTTACGAGCATCCTCTTCAGCTTTAAACTGAACCAGTGCTTGTCCTAAACCTTGCCCGTTATTATCAACAAGAATCTGTACGGAGTTTTCTTCTACTGCCAGTCCCTCTAGAAACTGAAGGATTTCCATTTTTGTTATATTGTATGGAATATTAGATATATGTGCACACAATTTTGGCGGGCCTGgttctccctcagcactcatgaggATTTCTCTCTGGTCATAGCTGAAGTTCTGCAGTCTTTTACGAATCATATCTATCTTTTCTAACATTGCCTTTTTAGTAATTGGATGAACTTGAATAAAGCGATTCCCTATGTACTGCTTATGATGACACAAAGCTGCTTTATAATCAGCTTCATTCCTAAACTCGACAAAACCCTCTCCAATCGCCTTCCCATTAGGTCCATAAGCTATATAAATGCTGTCTTCAACTATatccagctttttaaaaaaatctatcacATGTTTGTTCTCTGATTCAAAGGGAAGACCTTTCAAATAAACACAGAAGCCCTGCTCGTGGGGCGATCTCGACCGCGACCTTTTCTGCCCACCGGGAGATTTTGACCTAGGATGAGCCTGGGGAGgtggagggtgcgactgcccagAGGGACCCATGGTTTGCTTGAAAGTtatgtggcctccagcagccacccACTGCCTCTCTGTCGCAGGACTAACTTCAACATAGCGCTGAATCATCAGCATTCTGTTTCGCTTCAGTGCTTCAAATGTAtcttgaggagaaaaaaactTAACTAGTCCATTTCCATTATTTCGACCTACATGATCCTTCAGCATATGGACCGCATCCACACGGAGCCCAAGGAAAAAGTCTTTCACATCAGATTCTGTTGCAGAAAAGGGCATTCCATGAACGCTGACATACAAATCGTCTGGATTGATTGGAATTGGCTTGACATTACTTTGAGAATTCATCTGGATAGGATTTACAGGATTCATGGGACCAATAAACAATGGATTCAAGCCGCTGTTCATATTCACTGCTGCTCCAGACCCATTCATTCCAGCGGGTAAAGGCGCTACGGGTGGAGGATTCATAGGAGGCATTCCTGATATGGGAGGCATAGGTGTCATTGGAGGTACGGGGGGCACAGGGGGTATCGGAGGAACCGGAGGAACAGGAGGCAGCGTGGGTACAGGAGGTGGAACAGGTATCGGGGGAATAGAAGGCATTGGTGGCAAAGATGGCA contains the following coding sequences:
- the RBM12 gene encoding RNA-binding protein 12 isoform X1, which produces MAVVIRLQGLPIVAGTMDIRHFFSGLTIPDGGVHIVGGELGEAFIVFATDEDARLGMMRTGGTIKGSKVTLLLSSKTEMQNMIELSRRRFETANLDMPPANASRSGPPPSSGMSGRVNLPTTVPNFNNPSPSVVTASTTVHESNKNISTFSTASMGTAPPNLGSTFGSPTFSSTIPSTASPMNTVPPPPIPPIPAMPSLPPMPSIPPIPVPPPVPTLPPVPPVPPIPPVPPVPPMTPMPPISGMPPMNPPPVAPLPAGMNGSGAAVNMNSGLNPLFIGPMNPVNPIQMNSQSNVKPIPINPDDLYVSVHGMPFSATESDVKDFFLGLRVDAVHMLKDHVGRNNGNGLVKFFSPQDTFEALKRNRMLMIQRYVEVSPATERQWVAAGGHITFKQTMGPSGQSHPPPPQAHPRSKSPGGQKRSRSRSPHEQGFCVYLKGLPFESENKHVIDFFKKLDIVEDSIYIAYGPNGKAIGEGFVEFRNEADYKAALCHHKQYIGNRFIQVHPITKKAMLEKIDMIRKRLQNFSYDQREILMSAEGEPGPPKLCAHISNIPYNITKMEILQFLEGLAVEENSVQILVDNNGQGLGQALVQFKAEEDARKAERLHRKKLNGRDVVLRLITVEEMRDIERNPPSQGKKILKIPIQANAAVPPGAQGAGGDEHAFLAGNSKEANNGPPFNFPGNFGGSGTFGPPLPPPGIGGFPDSRPGIPAVAAGGLPGAGIEVPGFAGGPANLSGPAGFAGGPQTFGNGPGNLSGPPAFGAGPPGIAGGLAHLSGPPGFGPGPGNIHIGGPPGFGTASGKPGPTVIKVQNMPFTVSVDEILDFFYGYQVIPGSVCLKYNEKGMPTGEAMVAFESRDEAMAAVVDLNDRPIGSRKVKLVLG